Proteins encoded within one genomic window of Salipaludibacillus agaradhaerens:
- a CDS encoding DUF554 domain-containing protein → MVLFGTLVNGIAIIVGAWFGIKIKGFSPAMRDTVMKAIGLAVLVLGLTMALEGQQFLITIFSLALGGVIGERVNIEGKLNEVGNWIERRMKRTGGGKVAEGFVAATLLYVVGAMAIIGALDSGMRQDHSVLLIKSVLDGFSSIVFAATMGIGVMFSAIPVIIYQGGIALAATVMTKNIPQPIFDVVIMELTAVGGVMIIGIGLNILGLPKIRVANLLPALVIAVTLAIVYYIWF, encoded by the coding sequence ATGGTTTTATTCGGAACACTTGTAAATGGAATTGCCATCATCGTTGGGGCTTGGTTCGGTATAAAGATAAAAGGGTTTTCCCCTGCTATGAGAGATACCGTGATGAAAGCGATTGGACTGGCGGTCTTAGTATTAGGTTTAACGATGGCATTAGAAGGTCAGCAATTTCTCATTACTATTTTTAGTTTGGCACTTGGGGGAGTTATTGGTGAAAGAGTGAATATTGAAGGGAAACTAAATGAAGTAGGGAACTGGATAGAAAGAAGAATGAAACGAACAGGTGGTGGTAAAGTGGCAGAAGGGTTTGTGGCTGCTACTTTACTATATGTCGTTGGGGCAATGGCCATTATTGGCGCTCTAGACAGTGGGATGCGACAAGATCATTCTGTTCTACTTATAAAATCAGTTCTCGATGGTTTCTCATCGATTGTTTTTGCGGCTACGATGGGCATTGGTGTGATGTTTTCAGCAATTCCTGTTATTATTTATCAAGGTGGGATAGCGTTAGCAGCAACTGTTATGACAAAGAACATTCCTCAGCCTATTTTTGACGTTGTTATAATGGAGTTAACAGCGGTTGGAGGGGTCATGATTATTGGCATAGGTTTAAATATATTAGGTCTTCCAAAAATAAGGGTGGCCAATCTATTACCAGCTTTAGTGATTGCCGTTACCCTAGCCATTGTTTATTATATTTGGTTTTAA
- a CDS encoding ParB/RepB/Spo0J family partition protein → MARGLGKGIGAFFPDATEEQEGKIEEIKVSDLRPNPYQPRKTFEKEAIQELMSSVKQHGILQPLIVRKSIKGYEIVVGERRYRAAKEAKLKVVPAVVKELSEDEMMEIALIENLQREDLNPLEEAKAYQKLMEHLQVTQEDLAKRLGKSRPHIANYVRLLQLPQLAQQYLSEGKLSMGHARALLGLKNKKQLTPLIQKVLKERMSVRQLEEWIQRSNENVSRETSKKKLSPFLKEKESTLKAFFGTNVQIKKGRKKGKIEIDFFSDEDLQRILELLHQSEDE, encoded by the coding sequence ATGGCTAGAGGGCTTGGGAAGGGAATAGGGGCTTTTTTCCCTGATGCGACAGAAGAGCAAGAAGGGAAAATAGAAGAAATTAAAGTAAGTGATTTACGTCCTAATCCTTATCAACCGCGGAAAACATTCGAAAAAGAAGCCATACAGGAGTTAATGTCTTCTGTTAAACAGCATGGTATTTTACAGCCACTTATTGTTCGTAAAAGTATTAAAGGCTACGAAATTGTGGTAGGAGAACGACGTTATCGTGCTGCAAAGGAAGCAAAGCTTAAAGTTGTACCTGCTGTGGTTAAAGAGTTATCTGAAGACGAGATGATGGAAATTGCCCTTATTGAAAACCTCCAACGTGAGGACTTAAATCCTCTTGAAGAAGCAAAAGCTTATCAAAAATTGATGGAGCATTTGCAAGTGACACAAGAGGATTTAGCTAAACGATTGGGGAAAAGCCGCCCGCACATTGCAAATTATGTGCGATTACTACAGTTACCACAGCTAGCTCAACAGTACCTCTCAGAAGGGAAGTTATCAATGGGGCATGCAAGAGCCCTGCTAGGTCTAAAAAATAAAAAACAATTAACACCTTTGATTCAAAAAGTGTTAAAAGAACGGATGAGTGTTCGCCAGTTAGAAGAGTGGATTCAACGATCAAATGAAAATGTTTCACGTGAAACATCAAAGAAGAAGCTCTCCCCCTTCTTAAAAGAGAAAGAATCAACTTTAAAAGCTTTTTTTGGTACGAACGTTCAAATTAAAAAGGGAAGAAAAAAAGGAAAGATCGAGATAGATTTCTTTTCTGATGAGGATTTACAGCGCATATTAGAACTCCTCCATCAGTCGGAAGACGAATAA
- the yyaC gene encoding spore protease YyaC produces MMVYGQFMKEKKYSSFRVHVDDPLATQELAKCIFNLLPQSPETPVVIVNIGSDRSTGDSLGPLTGTKLLTRRSPLYNVYGSLDTPVHAKNLEDTLAHIHDTYDRPFIIALDACLGRTESVGMLTVKEGPVMPGAAAKKNLPPVGDIHLTGIVNVGGYMELLVLQNTRLSLVMALADTLSTALWRAACWQANRLQVLHPSRGAL; encoded by the coding sequence ATGATGGTTTATGGTCAATTTATGAAAGAAAAAAAATATTCTTCCTTCCGAGTCCATGTCGATGACCCCCTTGCAACTCAGGAATTGGCTAAGTGTATTTTTAATCTATTGCCTCAATCCCCTGAGACTCCTGTCGTCATCGTGAATATTGGTAGTGATCGCTCTACTGGTGATTCATTAGGGCCACTTACAGGCACAAAGCTGCTTACAAGACGTTCACCACTTTATAACGTTTACGGCTCATTGGATACCCCAGTTCATGCGAAAAATCTTGAAGATACATTGGCTCATATCCATGACACATATGATCGGCCTTTCATAATCGCCCTTGATGCTTGTCTTGGCAGAACCGAGAGTGTCGGTATGCTCACAGTAAAAGAAGGCCCAGTTATGCCCGGAGCTGCTGCAAAAAAGAACCTTCCTCCCGTTGGTGATATTCATTTAACTGGTATCGTCAATGTAGGTGGTTACATGGAACTGCTCGTATTGCAAAATACAAGACTATCCCTTGTCATGGCATTAGCAGATACGCTATCAACAGCATTATGGCGTGCAGCATGTTGGCAAGCAAATAGACTTCAAGTTCTTCACCCTTCTCGTGGTGCATTATAA
- a CDS encoding DUF951 domain-containing protein, with protein sequence MSDRPFELHDVVEMKKAHPCGENRWKIIRMGMDIRIKCLGCDHSVMIPRKEFGKKLKRILERPSENLS encoded by the coding sequence ATGAGTGATAGACCATTTGAATTACATGATGTCGTTGAAATGAAAAAGGCACACCCGTGTGGAGAAAACCGTTGGAAAATTATACGGATGGGGATGGACATTCGAATTAAATGCCTCGGATGCGATCATAGTGTTATGATTCCGAGAAAGGAATTTGGGAAGAAACTGAAACGAATACTAGAGAGGCCATCCGAAAACCTTTCTTAA
- a CDS encoding YkvI family membrane protein, translating into MWKSGFKWMFLIIGTMIGAGYASGRELWEFFGYESDLAILLFALLFFVCCHVIMTISHEEQSEHYLPVLEKLMGKKLTSLYDGMIILYLFSTTVIMLAGGGATLEVLHIPYWHGVGIISVLLVILFIWGLNGMTAMNSLVIPILILFLVSTLVVFQRTSGGSMGMVWSSQSNWPSAFTFTALNMLPLVAVISAIGKKIKHRGERWIASLGSAIVLGTISLLYNQSLIAVAQEVMLYEIPLFAILKNYPYFMVLVMSGLLWAAIYTTAASGLLGLCTRCQPFLKLPFWLVAFLFLMLMIPLTTLGFSRLISILYPLYGVMNLYILAAIMLYPILHRFDNGAA; encoded by the coding sequence GTGTGGAAATCGGGATTTAAATGGATGTTTCTTATAATAGGGACGATGATTGGAGCAGGCTATGCATCTGGAAGAGAACTATGGGAGTTCTTTGGTTATGAAAGTGATTTAGCTATTCTTTTGTTCGCACTATTATTTTTCGTTTGCTGTCATGTCATTATGACCATAAGCCATGAAGAACAATCTGAACATTATTTACCTGTTCTCGAAAAACTTATGGGCAAAAAATTGACAAGCCTTTATGATGGTATGATCATTCTCTATCTTTTTTCCACCACCGTTATCATGCTGGCCGGGGGAGGCGCCACCTTAGAAGTACTCCATATCCCTTATTGGCATGGAGTAGGCATTATTTCGGTGTTACTGGTCATTTTATTCATTTGGGGGCTTAACGGGATGACAGCTATGAATAGTTTAGTTATTCCTATCCTTATTTTGTTCCTCGTAAGCACTCTTGTTGTCTTTCAAAGGACGAGCGGGGGGAGTATGGGGATGGTATGGTCAAGTCAGAGTAATTGGCCGTCGGCTTTTACATTCACAGCTTTAAATATGTTGCCCCTTGTGGCTGTAATAAGTGCAATAGGTAAAAAAATAAAGCACCGAGGTGAACGTTGGATAGCAAGTTTAGGCAGTGCTATTGTATTGGGGACTATATCGCTTTTATATAATCAATCTCTCATTGCGGTAGCACAGGAAGTGATGTTATATGAAATCCCGTTATTCGCTATCCTTAAAAATTACCCTTATTTTATGGTGCTTGTCATGTCTGGCTTATTGTGGGCGGCCATTTATACGACAGCTGCTTCAGGCTTACTTGGTTTGTGTACAAGGTGTCAACCGTTTTTAAAGTTGCCTTTTTGGCTCGTGGCTTTTTTATTTCTCATGTTGATGATACCATTGACTACTCTTGGATTTTCACGGCTTATAAGCATATTATATCCCTTATACGGCGTCATGAATCTCTATATATTAGCTGCCATTATGCTTTATCCTATTTTACACAGATTTGATAATGGGGCAGCTTAA
- a CDS encoding aminotransferase class V-fold PLP-dependent enzyme codes for MIYFDQAASSFPKPAGVAEAMVEAVQLFAANPGRSGHQLARQANEVVEKTREKLALLFHHESERHIVFSLNATTALNQAIEGLMWEPHDHIIATQLEHNAVRRPLERLKKEKNIHVTYVQKDSGQEWAELIEATMTEHTKLVIVAHGSNVTGEILPLKEISEVVSEHNALLCVDASQTAGIVDINMATMGIDMLAFPGHKGLMGPQGTGVLMVKKNVTLRPLIVGGTGDASESPEQPETWPERLESGTINTPGIAGLLKGIETIHDMGIKTIYEHEKKLAIRCIDGLKAIGGIEIVGPDTHHERLGVVSFLVKGVDPHEMAIILDNHYHIAVRAGLHCSPLAHQVCGSSETGLVRASFGLYNTLDEVDTFLSAVAEIKEGLLE; via the coding sequence ATGATCTATTTCGATCAGGCAGCGTCCAGCTTTCCGAAGCCTGCAGGGGTGGCAGAAGCTATGGTTGAAGCTGTGCAACTGTTTGCTGCAAACCCAGGGCGAAGCGGCCATCAATTAGCAAGACAGGCCAATGAAGTAGTAGAAAAGACACGGGAAAAACTAGCTTTATTGTTTCATCATGAAAGTGAAAGACACATCGTGTTTTCGCTAAATGCCACGACAGCATTGAATCAAGCTATAGAAGGTCTTATGTGGGAACCTCATGACCATATTATCGCTACACAGCTAGAACATAATGCGGTGCGACGGCCATTAGAACGGTTAAAAAAAGAAAAAAATATTCACGTGACTTATGTTCAGAAGGATAGTGGACAAGAGTGGGCAGAGCTGATTGAGGCTACTATGACCGAGCATACGAAGTTGGTGATTGTCGCCCATGGCTCGAATGTAACAGGTGAGATTCTCCCATTGAAAGAGATAAGTGAGGTTGTCAGTGAGCATAACGCGCTATTATGTGTTGATGCCTCTCAAACAGCAGGCATAGTCGATATTAATATGGCGACTATGGGGATTGACATGCTTGCTTTTCCTGGACATAAAGGATTAATGGGACCCCAAGGAACGGGCGTTCTAATGGTGAAAAAAAATGTAACGCTGAGACCGCTTATCGTAGGAGGGACTGGTGATGCGTCTGAATCACCTGAACAACCTGAGACTTGGCCAGAAAGATTAGAAAGTGGCACGATAAACACCCCTGGTATCGCTGGGTTATTAAAAGGAATTGAAACAATACATGACATGGGGATAAAGACTATTTATGAACATGAAAAAAAGCTGGCAATCCGTTGTATAGATGGATTAAAAGCTATCGGTGGTATAGAGATTGTGGGGCCGGATACACATCATGAAAGACTTGGTGTCGTATCATTCTTAGTAAAAGGGGTTGACCCCCATGAAATGGCCATCATATTAGATAATCATTATCACATTGCTGTACGAGCCGGACTCCATTGTTCGCCGCTTGCACATCAGGTTTGTGGCTCTAGTGAAACAGGCCTCGTGCGTGCTAGCTTTGGGTTATATAATACATTAGATGAAGTAGATACCTTTTTATCAGCTGTGGCTGAGATAAAAGAGGGGTTGCTAGAATAG